In one window of Micromonospora cathayae DNA:
- a CDS encoding histone-like nucleoid-structuring protein Lsr2 codes for MARKVITVLTDDLDGGKADRTVEFGLDGVMYTIDVSDENAGVLRKALDPYINAGRRIGRGVVESNRGARRPSRPATSGMDREQNRAIREWATKNGYEISERGRIPVSVVEAYKNR; via the coding sequence ATGGCCAGGAAAGTAATCACAGTTCTCACGGACGACCTCGACGGCGGAAAGGCCGACCGGACGGTCGAGTTCGGGCTCGACGGCGTCATGTACACCATCGATGTGTCGGACGAAAACGCCGGGGTCCTCCGCAAGGCCCTGGACCCGTACATCAACGCTGGCCGGCGCATCGGTCGTGGCGTGGTCGAGAGCAACCGGGGGGCCCGTCGCCCCAGCCGTCCGGCAACCTCCGGAATGGATCGTGAGCAGAACCGGGCCATCCGCGAATGGGCCACCAAGAACGGCTACGAGATTTCCGAGCGCGGCCGCATCCCGGTGTCGGTCGTCGAGGCGTACAAGAACCGCTGA
- a CDS encoding DICT sensory domain-containing protein, translating into MLHRGRPLDRLTKRNLVTVSHAMERAALAAAEDGPLVVVALFQRMPYFARERALYERIAAVAAATVVGVVSPTAPDLPATLAGVPLDEAEELAREWTVVVLTPRFGAALVAHDRVEVDPAATDLEAGRLFDGWWGFRRDEALHEVLRLRAALADRLAPGTLAVIDDVVARVRDLPATPGEARAEAALRLLADRAERGGTPPGRHGGPAEPPVLDETSLGGWTGRVTASGTLPVALVGVRLEEPAGAPERIGRRTAARETQAVLAAVTAPLRPVDRAVRLDEQEYLLVLPALTEQQAVAVAQRVTEGVAGLARSYPFVEYAVHAAVTVTTRRPLPLADLRSAVRWAAREGVPIAALGDESDPPPPSRLL; encoded by the coding sequence ATGTTGCACCGTGGCCGCCCCCTCGACCGGTTGACCAAGCGGAACCTCGTCACCGTGTCGCACGCGATGGAGCGGGCCGCGCTGGCCGCCGCCGAGGACGGCCCGCTGGTGGTGGTCGCGCTGTTCCAGCGGATGCCGTACTTCGCGCGGGAACGGGCGCTCTACGAGCGGATCGCGGCGGTGGCGGCCGCCACCGTGGTAGGCGTGGTGTCCCCCACCGCACCGGACCTGCCGGCGACGCTGGCGGGCGTACCACTCGACGAGGCCGAGGAGCTGGCCCGGGAGTGGACGGTGGTGGTGCTGACGCCCCGCTTCGGCGCGGCGCTGGTGGCCCACGACCGGGTCGAGGTGGATCCGGCGGCGACGGACCTCGAGGCGGGCCGGCTGTTCGACGGCTGGTGGGGGTTCCGCCGTGACGAGGCGCTGCACGAGGTGCTCCGGTTGCGCGCGGCGCTGGCCGACCGGCTGGCCCCGGGCACCCTGGCCGTCATCGACGACGTGGTCGCCCGGGTACGGGACCTGCCCGCCACGCCCGGCGAGGCACGTGCGGAAGCCGCACTGCGGTTGCTGGCCGACCGGGCGGAACGCGGCGGTACGCCACCGGGGCGACACGGTGGCCCGGCCGAACCGCCGGTGCTCGACGAGACGTCGCTGGGCGGGTGGACCGGCCGGGTCACCGCCTCGGGCACCCTGCCGGTGGCCCTGGTCGGCGTCCGCCTCGAGGAGCCGGCCGGCGCGCCGGAACGCATCGGTCGCCGGACCGCCGCCCGGGAGACGCAGGCGGTGCTCGCGGCGGTGACCGCTCCCCTGCGCCCGGTCGACCGGGCGGTACGCCTCGACGAGCAGGAGTACCTGCTGGTGCTGCCCGCGCTGACCGAACAGCAGGCGGTGGCGGTCGCCCAGCGGGTCACCGAGGGGGTCGCCGGGCTGGCCCGGTCCTACCCGTTCGTCGAGTACGCGGTACACGCGGCGGTCACCGTGACCACCCGGCGACCGCTGCCGCTGGCGGACCTGCGGTCGGCGGTGCGCTGGGCGGCCCGGGAGGGGGTACCGATCGCGGCGCTGGGCGACGAGAGCGACCCGCCACCGCCCAGCCGGCTGCTCTGA
- a CDS encoding anti-sigma factor antagonist (This anti-anti-sigma factor, or anti-sigma factor antagonist, belongs to a family that includes characterized members SpoIIAA, RsbV, RsfA, and RsfB.), whose amino-acid sequence MRQHGDQLQVEVRVDDRAVDVRVTGEIDIATVAQFRSVLWAQPPRPLLRLDLSGVSVFSATAIRTLVAAHLGVRARGGELVLVDPHPMIIRVLRGTGLHRVIPIQSGSTPRVTLPPERPLTEVATPQGVVTAPATRITLPAERPVTDAGAWAGSAWHRPGTLAGVPRVGLPTRPAQPTAGVAPRRFVAV is encoded by the coding sequence ATGAGGCAGCACGGTGACCAGCTCCAGGTCGAGGTGCGCGTCGACGACCGGGCGGTCGACGTGCGGGTGACGGGCGAGATCGACATCGCCACCGTGGCGCAGTTCCGGTCGGTGCTCTGGGCGCAGCCGCCCCGGCCGCTGCTGCGGCTCGACCTCTCGGGCGTGTCGGTCTTCTCCGCCACCGCGATCCGTACCCTGGTCGCCGCGCACCTGGGCGTCCGGGCCCGGGGCGGTGAGCTGGTGCTGGTCGACCCGCATCCCATGATCATCCGCGTGTTGCGCGGCACCGGCCTGCACCGGGTCATCCCGATCCAGTCCGGGAGCACGCCCCGGGTCACGCTGCCGCCGGAGCGTCCGCTGACCGAGGTGGCGACCCCGCAGGGCGTGGTGACGGCACCAGCCACCCGGATCACCCTTCCGGCGGAGCGTCCGGTGACCGACGCCGGGGCGTGGGCGGGCAGCGCGTGGCACCGGCCGGGGACGCTGGCCGGCGTGCCGCGCGTCGGGTTGCCGACCCGTCCGGCCCAGCCCACCGCCGGGGTCGCACCCCGCCGTTTCGTGGCCGTCTGA
- a CDS encoding FKBP-type peptidyl-prolyl cis-trans isomerase has translation MNKPEVGPIEGDPPADLVTEDITVGEGPEAEPGQFASVHYVGVAHSTGREFDASWNRGETFEFRLGGGQVIAGWDRGVVGMRVGGRRKLTIPPHLGYGSRGAGGVIKPGETLVFVVDLLGVR, from the coding sequence ATGAACAAGCCCGAGGTGGGCCCGATCGAGGGCGACCCGCCCGCCGACCTCGTGACCGAGGACATCACGGTCGGCGAGGGCCCCGAGGCCGAGCCGGGCCAGTTCGCCAGCGTGCACTACGTCGGCGTGGCCCACTCCACCGGCCGCGAGTTCGACGCGTCCTGGAACCGGGGCGAGACCTTCGAGTTCCGTCTCGGCGGCGGGCAGGTCATCGCCGGGTGGGACCGGGGCGTGGTGGGGATGCGGGTCGGCGGTCGGCGCAAGCTGACCATCCCGCCGCACCTGGGCTACGGCAGCCGGGGTGCCGGCGGGGTCATCAAGCCCGGCGAGACGCTGGTCTTCGTCGTCGACCTGCTCGGCGTCCGCTGA
- a CDS encoding helical backbone metal receptor, translating to MRVVSLVPSLTEAVAVTLPGVLVGATDWCTHPADLDVARVGGSKYPDLARVRALRPDVVLCNVEENRREDADALTAAGVPVRVTYPRTVPQALDELAALLTELGADREPDWLTAARRAWAAPPAPTGPHRAVVPVWRRPWVVLGRDTFAGDVLHRLGVRNLYADHPDRYPRPDLAELRGRRPDLVVLPDEPYRFTADDGPDAFPGVPCALLSGRHLTWYGPSLAEAPEVLGAQLARRLTHPG from the coding sequence GTGCGGGTGGTCTCGCTGGTGCCGTCGCTGACCGAGGCGGTGGCGGTCACCCTGCCCGGCGTACTGGTCGGCGCGACCGACTGGTGCACCCACCCGGCGGATCTCGACGTGGCCCGGGTCGGCGGGAGCAAGTACCCCGACCTCGCCCGGGTGCGCGCGCTCCGCCCGGACGTGGTGCTGTGCAACGTCGAGGAGAACCGCCGGGAGGACGCCGACGCGCTCACCGCCGCCGGGGTGCCGGTCCGGGTCACCTACCCCCGTACCGTGCCGCAGGCCCTCGACGAACTGGCCGCGCTGCTGACCGAACTCGGCGCGGACCGGGAACCGGACTGGCTGACCGCCGCCCGGCGGGCCTGGGCGGCACCGCCCGCCCCGACCGGCCCCCACCGGGCGGTCGTCCCGGTCTGGCGGCGTCCCTGGGTGGTCCTCGGTCGGGACACCTTCGCCGGTGACGTGCTGCACCGGCTCGGCGTCCGCAACCTCTACGCCGACCACCCGGACCGCTACCCCCGCCCGGACCTCGCCGAGCTGCGCGGACGCCGACCGGACCTGGTGGTGCTGCCGGACGAGCCGTACCGGTTCACCGCCGACGACGGGCCGGACGCCTTCCCCGGGGTGCCCTGCGCGCTGCTCTCCGGCCGGCACCTGACCTGGTACGGCCCGTCGCTGGCCGAGGCCCCCGAGGTGCTCGGGGCACAACTGGCCCGCCGGCTCACCCACCCCGGCTGA
- the lon gene encoding endopeptidase La yields the protein MATLPVLPLTDAVLLPGMVIPVTLDPTTQAAVDAARATGDQKLLAVPRIDGEYGPVGAVATIEKVGRLPSGEPAAVIRGLARARIGSGVPGPGAALWVEATELPEPEPAGRARDLAREYRALMTSVLQQRGAWQVIDAIERMTDLSELADSAGYVSWLTLGQKAQLLAAPDVTARLELLVNWVRDHLAEQEVSERINSDVREGLEKSQREFLLRQQLAAIRKELGEDEPDGSADYRARVEAADLPEPVREAALREVGRLERASDASPEAGWIRTWLDTVLEMPWSTRTEDNTDLAAARAVLDADHAGLADVKDRILEYLAVRNRRAERNLGAVGGRGSGAVLALAGPPGVGKTSLGESVARALGRTFVRVSLGGVRDEAEIRGHRRTYVGALPGRIVRALREAGSMNPVVLLDEVDKLGVGYAGDPAAALLEVLDPAQNHTFRDHYLEVDLDLSDVLFLATANVVETIPGPLLDRMELVTLDGYTEEEKVAIGRDHLWPRQRDRAGLTADEVTVTDAALARIAGEHTREAGVRQLERALAKILRKVAVALATDPTPVRVDVDDLARYLGRPRFTPESAERTAVPGVATGLAVTGAGGDVLFVEATAMDGEPGLTLTGQLGDVMKESAHIALSYLRSHGRKLGLDPNALAGRRIHLHVPAGAVPKDGPSAGITMVTALASLASGRPVRPEFGMTGEVTLSGRVLPIGGVKQKLLAAHRAGLTEVIVPARNEPDLDDLPAEVREALTVHTLADVADVLALALRPADADTLTGPTLTAA from the coding sequence ATGGCAACCCTTCCGGTACTTCCCCTGACCGACGCCGTGCTGCTGCCCGGCATGGTCATCCCGGTGACCCTCGACCCGACCACCCAGGCCGCGGTCGACGCGGCCCGCGCCACCGGCGACCAGAAACTGCTCGCCGTGCCCCGCATCGACGGCGAGTACGGTCCCGTCGGCGCGGTCGCCACCATCGAGAAGGTCGGTCGGCTGCCCAGCGGCGAACCGGCCGCCGTCATCCGGGGGCTGGCCCGCGCCCGGATCGGTTCCGGTGTGCCCGGTCCCGGAGCGGCCCTCTGGGTCGAGGCGACCGAACTGCCCGAGCCCGAGCCGGCCGGCCGGGCCCGGGACCTCGCCCGCGAGTACCGCGCCCTGATGACGTCCGTCCTCCAGCAGCGCGGCGCCTGGCAGGTCATCGACGCGATCGAACGGATGACCGACCTCTCCGAACTGGCCGACTCCGCCGGATACGTCTCCTGGCTCACCCTGGGTCAGAAAGCCCAACTGCTCGCCGCCCCGGACGTCACCGCCCGGCTCGAACTCCTGGTCAACTGGGTCCGGGACCACCTGGCCGAGCAGGAGGTCAGCGAACGCATCAACAGCGACGTCCGGGAGGGGCTGGAGAAGTCCCAGCGGGAGTTCCTGCTCCGCCAGCAGCTCGCCGCGATCCGCAAGGAACTCGGCGAGGACGAGCCGGACGGCTCCGCCGACTACCGGGCCCGCGTCGAGGCCGCCGACCTGCCGGAGCCGGTCCGCGAGGCGGCGCTGCGCGAGGTGGGCCGGCTGGAACGGGCCAGCGACGCCTCCCCGGAGGCGGGCTGGATCCGTACCTGGCTGGACACCGTGCTGGAGATGCCGTGGAGCACCCGTACCGAGGACAACACCGACCTGGCGGCGGCCCGCGCGGTGCTCGACGCCGACCACGCCGGCCTGGCCGACGTCAAGGACCGCATCCTGGAGTACCTGGCGGTCCGCAACCGCCGGGCCGAACGTAACCTCGGCGCGGTCGGCGGACGCGGCTCCGGTGCCGTCCTCGCCCTCGCCGGCCCGCCCGGCGTCGGCAAGACCAGCCTCGGCGAGTCGGTGGCCCGCGCACTGGGCCGGACGTTCGTCCGGGTCTCCCTCGGTGGCGTCCGCGACGAGGCGGAGATCCGCGGCCACCGCCGCACCTACGTCGGCGCGCTGCCCGGCCGGATCGTCCGCGCCCTGCGCGAGGCCGGCTCGATGAACCCGGTGGTGCTGCTCGACGAGGTCGACAAGCTCGGCGTCGGGTACGCCGGCGACCCGGCCGCCGCGCTGCTGGAGGTGCTCGACCCGGCGCAGAACCACACCTTCCGGGACCACTACCTCGAGGTCGACCTGGACCTGTCCGACGTGCTGTTCCTGGCCACCGCCAACGTGGTGGAGACCATCCCCGGACCGCTGCTGGACCGGATGGAACTGGTCACCCTGGACGGCTACACCGAGGAGGAGAAGGTCGCCATCGGCCGGGACCACCTGTGGCCGCGCCAACGGGACCGGGCCGGACTCACCGCCGACGAGGTGACCGTCACCGACGCCGCGCTGGCCCGGATCGCCGGCGAACACACCCGGGAGGCCGGGGTACGGCAGCTCGAACGGGCCCTGGCGAAGATCCTCCGCAAGGTCGCCGTGGCGCTCGCCACCGACCCGACCCCGGTCCGGGTCGACGTCGACGACCTGGCCCGCTACCTGGGCCGGCCGAGGTTCACGCCCGAGTCGGCGGAACGCACCGCCGTACCGGGGGTGGCGACCGGCCTGGCGGTCACCGGGGCCGGCGGCGACGTGCTGTTCGTCGAGGCGACGGCGATGGACGGCGAGCCGGGGCTGACCCTCACCGGCCAGCTCGGCGACGTGATGAAGGAGTCCGCGCACATCGCGCTGTCGTACCTGCGCTCGCACGGCCGCAAACTGGGGCTGGACCCGAACGCCCTCGCCGGACGGCGGATCCACCTGCACGTGCCGGCCGGCGCGGTACCCAAGGACGGCCCGAGCGCCGGCATCACCATGGTCACCGCGCTCGCCTCGCTGGCCAGCGGTCGGCCGGTACGCCCCGAGTTCGGGATGACCGGCGAGGTGACCCTCTCCGGCCGGGTGCTGCCCATCGGTGGGGTGAAGCAGAAGCTGCTCGCCGCGCACCGGGCCGGTCTGACCGAGGTGATCGTCCCGGCCCGCAACGAGCCGGACCTGGACGACCTGCCGGCCGAGGTACGCGAGGCGCTCACCGTGCACACCCTCGCCGACGTCGCGGACGTGCTCGCCCTGGCGCTGCGCCCCGCCGACGCCGACACCCTCACCGGCCCGACCCTCACCGCCGCCTAG
- a CDS encoding DUF3224 domain-containing protein, whose translation MSVRAVGAVDLIWDEQPPYDDRPGGRLARVVVTKEFQGDLQASSVAHLLTAESARPGSGGYVGLERVVGTLHGRPGSFVLQHCGVMNRGAGALTIEVVPDTGTGDLTGLTGTMEIRLVDGEHGFTFDYTVER comes from the coding sequence ATGAGTGTCCGTGCCGTCGGTGCCGTCGACCTGATCTGGGACGAACAGCCGCCCTACGACGACCGGCCGGGCGGCCGGCTGGCCCGGGTCGTGGTGACCAAGGAGTTCCAGGGTGATCTCCAGGCGTCCAGTGTGGCCCACCTGCTGACGGCGGAGTCGGCGCGGCCCGGCTCCGGCGGGTACGTCGGCCTGGAACGGGTGGTCGGCACGCTGCACGGCCGGCCCGGAAGCTTCGTCCTCCAGCACTGCGGGGTGATGAACCGGGGCGCTGGCGCGCTCACCATCGAGGTGGTGCCGGACACCGGGACGGGGGACCTGACCGGCCTCACCGGCACGATGGAGATCCGGCTGGTCGACGGGGAGCACGGTTTCACCTTCGACTACACCGTCGAGCGCTGA
- a CDS encoding CBS domain-containing protein, which yields MRTWQVGDVMTVDVVTVGEQTPYRDIVDLLLRRRVSAVPVVDGFRRVLGVVSEADLLHKVEHSGHPDERRVFTRPRRRAALAKADAMLAGELMTAPAVTTYPQASLPAAARLMDREQVKRLPVLDDLGRLVGIVTRSDLLRVHLRSDTEIREDVVGEVLRRVLAVRDGLVTVQVRQGAVTLDGRLDRRTSAELAARLAGQVSGVTRVVSTIGYDVDDVVAPVRGPGVTPVA from the coding sequence ATGAGAACCTGGCAGGTGGGCGACGTGATGACCGTGGACGTCGTGACGGTCGGGGAACAGACCCCGTACCGGGACATCGTCGATCTGCTGCTGCGGCGGAGGGTCAGCGCGGTCCCGGTGGTGGACGGGTTCCGGCGGGTGCTCGGGGTGGTCTCCGAGGCGGACCTGCTGCACAAGGTCGAGCACTCCGGACACCCGGACGAGCGGCGGGTCTTCACCCGTCCGCGCCGGCGGGCCGCCCTGGCCAAGGCGGACGCGATGCTGGCCGGGGAGCTGATGACCGCGCCCGCGGTCACCACGTACCCGCAGGCGTCCCTGCCGGCGGCGGCCCGGCTGATGGACCGGGAGCAGGTCAAGCGGCTGCCGGTGCTCGACGACCTGGGCCGGCTGGTCGGCATCGTGACCCGCTCCGACCTGCTGCGGGTGCACCTGCGCAGTGACACCGAGATCCGTGAGGACGTGGTGGGGGAGGTGCTGCGCCGGGTGCTCGCCGTCCGGGACGGGCTGGTCACCGTGCAGGTCCGGCAGGGCGCGGTGACCCTGGACGGGCGGCTCGACCGTCGTACCTCGGCCGAGTTGGCGGCCCGGCTCGCCGGGCAGGTCAGCGGGGTGACCCGGGTGGTCAGCACCATCGGGTACGACGTGGACGACGTGGTCGCCCCGGTCCGGGGCCCGGGGGTGACCCCGGTGGCCTGA
- a CDS encoding DEAD/DEAH box helicase, which translates to MSSAPVRPEPTSAPTVPDDLDQAVAFTDLGLRPELLGALSSLGYEEPTPIQREAIPPLLTGRDLLGQAATGTGKTAAFALPLLHRLPVDRESGDPVALVLTPTRELAVQVSEALHRYGRELGVRVLPIYGGQPIGRQLRALDTGVDIVVATPGRALDHIARGTLRLGGLATVVLDEADEMLDMGFAEDIEAILEHAPADRQTVLFSATMPSRIDGMARQHLTDPVRILIAREPAVAGESPKVRQSAYIVARAHKPAALGRVLDVESPTAAIVFCRSREEVDRLTETMNGRGYRAEALHGGMSQEQRDRVMGRLRAGTADLLVATDVAARGLDVEQLTHVVNYDVPSAPESYVHRIGRVGRAGREGVAITLAEPREHRMLKTIERVTGQRITIDKIPTVADLRTRRLELTQAALRESLLEDDLEPFRVIVESLSDEFDMMEVALAAVKLAHEATSPGADDVEEIPQVPVRAPREGRPGYEGRGGERRPARPRTGGTTQVFIGLGRRAGVRPQDLVGAITGETRVNGRDIGSIEIADRFSLVEVPQAVADEVIAGLRNSTIKGRKATVRRDRDGDGGTPERRYDGGGERRFDGGTERRFDGGDRRDRRDRR; encoded by the coding sequence ATGAGTTCCGCACCTGTACGGCCAGAACCAACCTCCGCACCGACCGTTCCGGACGACCTCGACCAGGCGGTCGCCTTCACGGATCTCGGGCTGCGTCCCGAGCTGCTGGGCGCGTTGTCGTCGCTCGGCTACGAGGAGCCCACCCCGATCCAGCGCGAGGCGATCCCGCCCCTGCTGACCGGCCGTGACCTGCTGGGCCAGGCCGCGACCGGTACCGGCAAGACGGCCGCGTTCGCGCTGCCCCTGCTGCACCGGCTGCCCGTCGACCGCGAGTCGGGTGACCCGGTGGCGTTGGTGCTCACCCCGACCCGGGAACTGGCCGTCCAGGTCTCCGAGGCGCTGCACCGGTACGGCCGGGAACTGGGCGTACGGGTGCTGCCCATCTACGGCGGCCAGCCCATCGGCCGGCAGCTGCGGGCCCTGGACACCGGGGTGGACATCGTGGTGGCCACGCCGGGGCGGGCGCTGGACCACATCGCCCGGGGCACCCTGCGCCTCGGCGGCCTCGCCACCGTGGTGCTCGACGAGGCGGACGAGATGCTCGACATGGGTTTCGCCGAGGACATCGAGGCGATCCTGGAGCACGCCCCGGCCGACCGGCAGACCGTGCTGTTCTCGGCGACGATGCCGTCCCGGATCGACGGGATGGCCCGCCAGCACCTGACCGACCCGGTGCGCATCCTGATCGCCCGGGAGCCGGCGGTGGCCGGGGAGTCGCCGAAGGTCCGGCAGAGCGCGTACATCGTGGCGCGCGCCCACAAGCCGGCGGCGCTGGGCCGGGTGCTGGACGTCGAGTCGCCGACCGCGGCGATCGTGTTCTGCCGCAGCCGGGAGGAGGTCGACCGGCTGACCGAGACGATGAACGGCCGGGGCTACCGGGCCGAGGCGCTGCACGGCGGGATGAGCCAGGAACAGCGGGACCGGGTGATGGGGCGGCTGCGTGCCGGCACCGCCGACCTGCTGGTCGCCACCGACGTGGCCGCCCGAGGGCTGGACGTCGAGCAGCTCACCCACGTGGTCAACTACGACGTGCCGTCGGCCCCGGAGTCGTACGTGCACCGCATCGGCCGGGTCGGCCGGGCCGGGCGGGAGGGGGTGGCGATCACCCTCGCCGAGCCGCGCGAGCACCGGATGCTCAAGACCATCGAGCGGGTCACCGGGCAGCGGATCACCATCGACAAGATCCCGACGGTGGCGGACCTGCGCACCCGGCGGCTGGAGCTGACCCAGGCCGCACTGCGGGAGAGTCTCCTCGAGGACGACCTGGAGCCGTTCCGGGTGATCGTCGAGTCGCTCTCCGACGAGTTCGACATGATGGAGGTGGCCCTGGCCGCGGTGAAGCTCGCCCACGAGGCCACCTCGCCCGGCGCCGACGACGTCGAGGAGATCCCGCAGGTCCCGGTCCGGGCCCCCCGCGAGGGGCGGCCCGGGTACGAGGGACGCGGTGGGGAGCGTCGTCCGGCCCGGCCCCGCACCGGGGGCACCACCCAGGTGTTCATCGGGCTGGGCCGGCGGGCCGGGGTACGCCCGCAGGACCTGGTGGGGGCGATCACCGGCGAGACCCGGGTCAACGGGCGGGACATCGGCTCGATCGAGATCGCGGACCGGTTCTCGCTGGTGGAGGTGCCGCAGGCGGTCGCCGACGAGGTGATCGCCGGGCTGCGCAACAGCACCATCAAGGGCCGCAAGGCGACGGTACGCCGGGACCGCGACGGTGACGGCGGCACTCCCGAGCGCCGGTACGACGGCGGCGGCGAACGCCGCTTCGACGGTGGTACCGAACGCCGGTTCGACGGCGGCGACCGGCGGGACCGCCGCGACCGCCGCTGA
- a CDS encoding phytanoyl-CoA dioxygenase family protein, with protein MAPDHDSPFTTTPTGDSDDTAVGALGDLYRDGITACRGAFGTDWVDRAREDVEAAYAEARSRPDGAVGRGPQRWYVEIHPEQFRGFVDLVTHPWVVSVCRAVLGPRYEIVELGFDTPFPGAAYQPWHRDFPMPDETRQQRRLTSLAFNLTTVDTVEEMGPFEVAPGTQWDDHADFDHGMFPPASRHPRYQERAVRKYPQRGDISARSALTIHRGTPNVSTVARPVLVLGVDAPGAGNADRHDMAVTRAYWESLPPLVRDHLPVPVVDTLTPIRQKHTIEGLVMGV; from the coding sequence ATGGCACCCGACCACGACAGCCCGTTCACCACCACCCCGACCGGCGACTCCGACGACACGGCGGTCGGGGCGCTCGGTGACCTCTACCGGGACGGGATCACCGCCTGCCGGGGCGCGTTCGGCACCGACTGGGTCGACCGGGCCCGGGAGGACGTCGAGGCCGCGTACGCCGAGGCCCGGTCGCGTCCGGACGGCGCGGTCGGCCGGGGCCCGCAGCGCTGGTACGTGGAGATCCACCCCGAGCAGTTCCGGGGCTTCGTGGACCTGGTCACCCACCCCTGGGTGGTGTCCGTCTGCCGGGCGGTGCTCGGCCCCCGCTACGAGATCGTCGAGCTGGGCTTCGACACCCCGTTCCCCGGTGCCGCGTACCAGCCCTGGCACCGAGACTTCCCGATGCCCGACGAGACCCGGCAGCAGCGCCGGCTCACCTCCCTGGCGTTCAACCTGACCACGGTGGACACCGTCGAGGAGATGGGTCCGTTCGAGGTCGCCCCCGGCACCCAGTGGGACGACCACGCCGACTTCGACCACGGCATGTTCCCGCCGGCGTCCCGCCACCCCCGCTACCAGGAACGGGCGGTGCGGAAGTACCCGCAGCGCGGCGACATCTCGGCCCGCTCGGCGCTGACCATCCACCGGGGCACCCCGAACGTGTCGACGGTGGCCCGTCCGGTGCTGGTGCTCGGCGTCGACGCCCCCGGCGCGGGCAACGCCGATCGGCACGACATGGCGGTCACCCGCGCCTACTGGGAGAGCCTGCCGCCCCTGGTCCGGGACCATCTGCCCGTCCCGGTGGTGGACACCCTCACCCCCATCCGGCAGAAACACACCATCGAAGGGCTGGTGATGGGCGTCTGA
- a CDS encoding DoxX family membrane protein: protein MDIMTATIERNTARTTTPAAPTATRTNGVPVTGTTRTRAARYVFAGIRIALGWTFLWAFLDKTFGLGHATEAKNAWINGGSPTKGFLAFGAEGPFQGFYQGIAGAAWADWLFMAGLLGLGVALLLGIGMRIAAVAGGLLYVMMWTVVLPPENNPFMDEHLINAALLAGLALVAAGDTLGLGRAWAKLPIVQRLPWLR from the coding sequence GTGGACATCATGACCGCGACGATCGAGCGGAACACCGCCCGGACCACCACCCCGGCGGCGCCGACCGCGACCCGGACCAACGGGGTCCCGGTGACCGGCACCACCCGGACCCGCGCCGCCCGGTACGTCTTCGCCGGCATCCGGATCGCGCTGGGCTGGACGTTCCTCTGGGCCTTCCTGGACAAGACGTTCGGCCTCGGCCACGCCACCGAGGCGAAGAACGCCTGGATCAACGGTGGCAGCCCGACCAAGGGCTTCCTGGCCTTCGGCGCGGAAGGTCCGTTCCAGGGCTTCTACCAGGGGATCGCCGGCGCGGCCTGGGCCGACTGGCTGTTCATGGCCGGACTGCTCGGCCTCGGCGTGGCCCTGCTGCTCGGCATCGGCATGCGGATCGCGGCGGTGGCCGGTGGCCTGCTCTACGTGATGATGTGGACGGTCGTGCTGCCTCCCGAGAACAACCCCTTCATGGACGAGCACCTGATCAACGCGGCCCTGCTGGCCGGTCTCGCGCTGGTCGCCGCCGGGGACACCCTCGGCCTCGGCCGGGCCTGGGCGAAGCTCCCCATCGTCCAGCGTCTCCCCTGGCTGCGCTGA